From Brienomyrus brachyistius isolate T26 chromosome 21, BBRACH_0.4, whole genome shotgun sequence, the proteins below share one genomic window:
- the LOC125716256 gene encoding retinal rod rhodopsin-sensitive cGMP 3',5'-cyclic phosphodiesterase subunit delta-like, producing MSSDESRAVGILKGFKLNWMNLRDADSGKVLWQGTEDLSLPGVEHEARVPKKILKCKAVSRELNFSSLEQMEKFRLEQKVYFKGQCIEEWFFEFGFVIPNSTNTWQSLIEAAPESQMMPANVLTGNIVIETKFYDNDLLVSTSKVRLFYV from the exons ATGTCTTCTGACGAGAGCAGAGCCGTGGGGATCCTCAAGGGGTTCAAACT AAATTGGATGAACCTCCGTGATGCAGACAGTGGGAAGGTTCTgtggcagggaacagaagatcTGTCCCTTCCTGGAGTAGAACATGAAG CACGAGTTCCCAAGAAGATCTTAAAGTGCAAAGCCGTGTCGAGGGAGCTGAATTTCTCTTCGTTGGAGCAGATGGAAAAGTTTCGGTTGGAACAAAAGGTTTATTTTAAGGGCCAGTGCATAgaag AGTGGTTCTTTGAGTTTGGCTTTGTGATCCCGAATTCCACGAACACGTGGCAGTCCTTGATAGAGGCAGCACCAGAGTCACAGATGATGCCAGCAAACGTTTTGAC AGGTAACATTGTGATAGAGACCAAGTTCTACGATAATGATCTTCTCGTCAGCACTTCCAAAGTACGACTCTTCTACGTCTGA